Proteins from a single region of Campylobacter sp. RM16704:
- the murA gene encoding UDP-N-acetylglucosamine 1-carboxyvinyltransferase: MTYLEIDSVEKLNGEVIISGAKNAALPLIASSILAKNEVQISNLPNVADICTLLSLLENLGANYTFKNNFAKINTNNLNKTIAKYDIVRKMRASILTLGPLLARFGNCEVSLPGGCAIGQRPIDLHLLALEKMGANIEIKQGYVVASGKLKGADVMFDKITVTGSENIIMAAALAYGKTRLLNVAKEPEVVQLCEVLAQAGLDIQGIGSSELEIYGTSGELLEFKPFEIIPDRIEAGTYLCAGAITNSKITLKKVNANHLSAVLAKLEQMGFSFDVNENSVSINPAKEIKPVEILTSEYPGFPTDMQAQFMALALKASGTSIIDERLFENRFMHVSELLRMGADIRLNGHIATINGSKELLGADVMATDLRASSALILAALAAKGTSKIHRIYHLDRGYENLEEKFKKLGASIRRLEE; the protein is encoded by the coding sequence ATGACTTATTTGGAGATTGATAGTGTTGAAAAATTAAATGGAGAAGTAATAATAAGCGGTGCTAAAAACGCTGCACTTCCTTTGATAGCTTCAAGTATTTTAGCTAAAAATGAAGTGCAAATTTCAAATTTACCAAATGTTGCAGATATTTGTACCCTACTTTCTTTGCTTGAAAATTTAGGAGCAAATTATACCTTTAAAAACAATTTCGCAAAGATAAATACAAATAATCTAAATAAAACTATAGCAAAATATGACATAGTGCGTAAAATGCGTGCTTCTATACTTACTCTAGGACCCTTACTAGCCAGATTTGGAAATTGTGAAGTTTCTTTACCTGGAGGTTGTGCTATAGGACAACGCCCTATTGATTTACACCTTTTAGCTTTAGAAAAAATGGGAGCTAATATTGAAATTAAACAAGGTTATGTAGTAGCTAGTGGAAAACTCAAAGGTGCTGATGTGATGTTTGATAAAATCACCGTTACTGGTAGTGAAAATATCATCATGGCTGCAGCCTTAGCTTATGGTAAAACTAGACTTTTAAATGTTGCTAAAGAGCCTGAAGTGGTGCAACTTTGTGAGGTTTTAGCTCAGGCTGGACTTGATATACAAGGCATAGGATCTTCTGAACTTGAAATTTATGGCACAAGTGGAGAACTTTTAGAATTTAAACCTTTTGAGATTATACCTGATCGCATTGAAGCAGGAACTTACTTGTGTGCAGGAGCCATCACTAACTCAAAAATTACTCTTAAAAAAGTTAATGCAAACCATCTTAGTGCAGTTTTAGCAAAGCTAGAACAAATGGGATTTAGTTTTGATGTAAATGAAAATAGTGTTAGCATCAACCCTGCTAAAGAAATTAAGCCGGTTGAAATTTTAACTAGTGAATATCCAGGTTTTCCAACGGATATGCAAGCACAATTTATGGCTTTGGCTTTAAAAGCGAGTGGTACAAGTATTATTGATGAAAGATTGTTTGAAAATCGTTTTATGCATGTGAGTGAACTTTTAAGAATGGGAGCTGATATAAGATTAAATGGGCATATTGCTACTATAAATGGTTCCAAAGAGCTTTTAGGGGCTGATGTTATGGCTACTGACTTGCGTGCATCTTCGGCTTTAATTTTAGCAGCTTTAGCAGCTAAAGGAACAAGTAAAATTCATAGAATTTATCATCTTGATAGGGGCTATGAAAATTTAGAAGAAAAATTTAAAAAATTAGGTGCAAGTATAAGAAGGCTTGAAGAATGA
- a CDS encoding DMT family transporter codes for MRLKVFFGVFLVILGGILWAVSGVLAEYLFKNHYSAEWVSFYRLIFTGIILIILGAKNFKLKLLKQKQEFGSLLIFSIFGLLITQYGYFKAIYYTDAGTATMIQYNAPLIIMLFMCFKNKIFPKKIELIALFLILFALFLLITNGDIYALKLDIRGVIWAFFGAIGVAFYSLSARLIIAKYSLFLIMGLASLFASILLFTLLQGNIPKHNFSLNSFLAMSGIILIGTIGAFCLYLKGIELIGAFKASMIACIEPVAAASMNFLFLGTIYSLIDLLAFSLIILSVFLNAKHTK; via the coding sequence ATAAGATTAAAGGTATTTTTTGGAGTTTTTCTAGTTATACTTGGCGGGATACTTTGGGCTGTAAGTGGGGTTTTAGCTGAGTATTTGTTTAAAAATCATTATTCTGCTGAATGGGTGAGTTTTTATCGCTTAATTTTTACTGGTATTATTTTAATAATTTTAGGTGCAAAAAATTTTAAATTAAAATTATTAAAGCAAAAACAAGAATTTGGTTCTCTTTTAATTTTTTCAATTTTTGGTTTATTAATAACTCAATATGGTTATTTTAAGGCTATTTATTATACTGATGCGGGAACTGCTACGATGATTCAATACAATGCACCCCTAATCATAATGCTTTTTATGTGTTTTAAAAATAAAATTTTTCCTAAAAAAATAGAACTAATTGCTTTGTTTTTAATACTTTTTGCCTTATTTTTACTTATAACAAATGGGGATATTTATGCATTAAAGCTTGATATAAGAGGTGTTATTTGGGCGTTTTTTGGAGCTATTGGAGTAGCGTTTTATTCTTTGAGTGCTAGACTTATCATAGCAAAATATAGCTTATTTTTAATCATGGGTTTAGCTAGTTTATTTGCTTCTATTTTGCTTTTTACACTATTACAAGGGAATATCCCAAAACATAATTTTTCTTTAAATTCATTTTTAGCTATGAGTGGAATTATACTCATAGGCACAATAGGAGCTTTTTGTTTATACTTAAAGGGGATTGAATTAATAGGAGCTTTTAAGGCTAGTATGATAGCTTGTATCGAACCTGTGGCTGCTGCTTCGATGAATTTTTTATTTTTAGGAACTATTTATAGTTTAATTGATCTTCTTGCTTTTAGCTTAATTATTCTTAGTGTCTTTTTGAATGCTAAACATACTAAATAA
- a CDS encoding integrase/recombinase: protein MKYPLDCEENFEKSFLFWLCRYVKFKLNSLSNKELKDPQALAVVNLALSKGVKNIQELDAFVKKARNAGLSGVNTYFNPLKKLYEYLMFYKLHSLKQIDEELLVEILASISASLSDASKKNYRIAVINFFAFLDKQNEEDDRAHVFDINLKNWAGISGSKGIKLPEYMSEDEVGKFLNAIDNTDFKNNTIRNRLIIKIIIFTGIRVSEAINIKLKDISEENDLYIIRIRGKGNKYRVVMIKKELIEHLLKDVRVNYLSHDGLLFVNRNGKTLTQAYVSRIVEQILFKAGIRKQKNGAHMLRHTFATLLYKKQKDLVLVQEALGHASLNTSRIYTHFDNEKLKLAAEVAKKLYDGT, encoded by the coding sequence ATGAAATATCCTCTAGATTGTGAAGAAAATTTTGAAAAGTCATTTTTATTTTGGCTTTGTAGATATGTGAAATTTAAGCTTAATTCTTTATCAAATAAGGAATTAAAAGATCCTCAAGCTTTGGCTGTAGTAAATTTAGCCTTAAGTAAAGGTGTTAAAAATATACAAGAGCTCGATGCTTTTGTAAAAAAAGCAAGAAATGCAGGACTTAGCGGTGTAAATACATATTTTAATCCTTTGAAAAAGCTTTATGAGTATTTAATGTTTTATAAACTTCATTCACTAAAACAAATCGATGAAGAGCTTTTAGTAGAAATTTTAGCAAGCATTAGTGCTTCATTATCTGATGCAAGTAAGAAAAATTATCGCATAGCCGTGATTAATTTTTTTGCATTTTTAGATAAACAAAATGAAGAAGATGATAGAGCTCATGTTTTTGATATAAATCTTAAAAATTGGGCTGGAATTAGTGGTTCTAAGGGAATTAAACTACCTGAATATATGAGTGAAGATGAAGTAGGTAAATTTTTAAATGCTATTGATAATACTGATTTTAAAAATAATACTATACGCAATCGTTTAATTATTAAAATCATCATTTTTACAGGAATTAGAGTTAGTGAAGCTATTAATATAAAATTAAAAGATATTAGTGAAGAAAATGATCTTTATATCATACGCATTAGAGGCAAAGGTAATAAATATCGAGTTGTGATGATTAAAAAAGAGCTTATAGAGCATCTTTTAAAAGATGTTAGAGTAAATTATCTTTCTCATGATGGACTTTTATTTGTTAATCGCAACGGAAAAACTCTAACTCAAGCTTATGTTTCTCGTATAGTAGAGCAAATCTTATTTAAAGCCGGAATTCGTAAGCAAAAAAATGGTGCTCATATGTTAAGACATACTTTTGCTACCCTACTCTATAAAAAACAAAAAGATTTGGTTTTGGTTCAAGAAGCACTAGGACATGCAAGTTTAAACACTTCAAGAATTTATACTCATTTTGATAATGAAAAGTTAAAATTAGCCGCAGAAGTAGCTAAAAAACTTTATGATGGAACTTAA
- a CDS encoding aspartate racemase: MKTIGLIGGMSYESTLSYYEIINKLTNEKLGKLHSAKIVLTSVDFEEIEECQRKNDWQKASEILTQHALLLQKCGVDFILICTNTMHKCYENIQKNIQIPILHIAKAMLLELQNQNINKVLLLGTKYTMTEDFYKQLLIASKIEVFIPKKDDIVIVNDIIFNELCKGIINEESKRYFDDLIVQFPQVQGVILGCTELGLIIKENSKKLFDSAYIHAKMAVLKALENKR; this comes from the coding sequence TTGAAAACCATAGGTTTAATAGGTGGAATGAGTTATGAAAGCACGCTTAGTTATTATGAAATAATCAATAAATTAACAAATGAAAAACTAGGAAAATTACATAGCGCTAAGATAGTTTTAACTAGTGTTGATTTTGAAGAGATAGAAGAATGTCAACGCAAGAATGATTGGCAAAAAGCAAGTGAAATTTTAACTCAACATGCCCTACTTTTGCAAAAATGTGGAGTTGATTTTATATTAATTTGTACTAATACTATGCATAAATGTTATGAAAATATACAAAAAAACATTCAAATTCCTATTTTGCACATAGCTAAAGCTATGCTTTTAGAGCTTCAAAACCAAAATATCAATAAGGTATTATTATTAGGGACAAAATACACTATGACTGAAGATTTTTATAAACAGCTTTTAATTGCTTCAAAGATTGAGGTTTTTATCCCTAAAAAAGATGATATAGTAATAGTTAATGATATTATTTTTAATGAGCTTTGTAAAGGTATTATAAATGAAGAGTCAAAAAGATATTTTGATGATTTGATTGTTCAATTTCCACAAGTTCAAGGAGTTATTTTGGGTTGTACTGAACTTGGTTTGATTATTAAAGAAAATTCTAAAAAGCTATTTGATAGTGCTTATATTCATGCAAAAATGGCTGTTTTAAAAGCTTTGGAGAATAAGCGATGA